A single region of the Paraburkholderia sprentiae WSM5005 genome encodes:
- a CDS encoding cupin domain-containing protein: MTSSIKPARSSGNLFDAVAQSGGALDERVDALVEQGGVTIERIVSSGHASPPGFWYDSPRAEWVVLLAGAAVLEFAGDAEPHPMKPGDHMLIEAHCRHRVAWTSDTEPSVWLAVYYP; the protein is encoded by the coding sequence ATGACAAGCTCGATCAAACCCGCGCGTAGCAGCGGCAACCTGTTCGATGCCGTCGCGCAATCCGGGGGCGCCCTCGACGAGCGTGTCGACGCGCTCGTCGAACAAGGCGGCGTGACGATCGAGCGGATCGTTTCGAGCGGGCACGCGAGTCCGCCCGGCTTCTGGTACGACAGCCCGCGCGCCGAATGGGTCGTGCTGCTCGCCGGCGCCGCGGTGCTCGAATTCGCCGGCGACGCCGAGCCGCATCCTATGAAGCCCGGCGATCACATGCTGATCGAAGCGCATTGCCGGCACCGCGTCGCATGGACGAGCGACACCGAGCCGAGCGTGTGGCTCGCGGTGTATTACCCGTGA
- a CDS encoding FAD-containing oxidoreductase — MSQHFDAAVIGTGQGGSPLAVRLAQSGRRTAVIERAEFGGTCVNVGCTPTKSYVASARAAHVARHAADLGVQVGSVSVDLAAVKARKDQIIGQSRNGVEKWLRGTQNVTVFNGHARFTSARTLVISGRDGQLLNELSADEVFINTGTRAVVPPLEGIQRIPYYTNSTLLELTALPDHLVIVGGSYIALEFAQVFRRFGSRVSVLVRGERVLNREDADLAESVQQVLAREGIEFHFGVQPTRVEPHAHRPNDVCIGFDQNIPAMEASHLLLATGRRPNTDDLGLDAAGIETDRHGTIIVDGQLRTSAPGIWAIGDVNGRGAFTHTSYDDYHIVAANLLDGGARSVDTRIMTYAVFVDPPLARVGMSEEEVRKSGREALIATMPMSRVGRASERGETDGFMKALVDAHSKQILGAAIHGIEGDEAIHTFVDIMTAGAPYPTLQYAMHVHPTISELVPTLLDGLKPMR; from the coding sequence ATGTCACAGCACTTCGACGCAGCCGTGATCGGTACCGGACAAGGCGGTTCGCCGCTCGCCGTGCGCCTCGCTCAAAGTGGCCGCCGCACCGCGGTGATCGAACGCGCGGAGTTTGGCGGCACTTGCGTCAACGTTGGCTGCACGCCGACCAAATCCTATGTGGCGAGCGCCCGCGCGGCGCACGTGGCGCGCCATGCGGCGGACCTCGGCGTGCAGGTGGGCTCCGTCAGCGTCGATCTCGCCGCCGTTAAGGCGCGCAAAGACCAGATCATCGGACAGTCGCGCAACGGCGTCGAAAAATGGCTGCGCGGCACGCAAAACGTCACGGTATTCAACGGCCACGCGCGCTTCACCAGCGCGCGCACGCTCGTGATCAGCGGGCGTGACGGCCAACTGCTGAACGAGCTCAGCGCCGACGAGGTCTTCATCAACACCGGCACGCGCGCCGTCGTGCCGCCGCTCGAAGGCATCCAGCGGATTCCGTACTACACGAACTCGACGCTGCTCGAACTGACCGCGTTGCCGGATCATCTGGTGATCGTCGGTGGCAGCTATATCGCGCTCGAATTCGCGCAGGTGTTTCGCCGCTTCGGGAGCCGCGTCAGCGTGCTCGTGCGCGGCGAGCGCGTGCTCAATCGTGAGGATGCCGATTTGGCGGAGTCGGTGCAGCAGGTGCTCGCGCGCGAGGGCATCGAGTTTCATTTCGGCGTGCAGCCGACCCGCGTCGAGCCGCATGCGCATCGGCCGAACGACGTGTGCATCGGCTTCGATCAGAACATTCCGGCCATGGAGGCGTCGCACCTGCTGTTGGCCACCGGCCGCAGGCCGAACACCGACGATCTGGGTCTCGACGCGGCCGGCATCGAGACCGACCGGCACGGCACGATCATCGTCGACGGCCAGTTGCGCACCAGCGCGCCGGGCATCTGGGCGATCGGCGATGTCAACGGCCGCGGCGCGTTCACGCATACGTCCTACGACGATTACCACATCGTCGCGGCGAACCTGCTCGACGGCGGCGCGCGCAGCGTCGACACGCGGATCATGACCTATGCGGTGTTCGTCGATCCGCCGCTCGCGCGCGTGGGCATGTCGGAGGAGGAGGTGCGCAAGAGCGGCCGCGAAGCGTTGATCGCGACGATGCCGATGTCGCGCGTGGGCCGCGCGAGCGAGCGCGGCGAAACCGACGGTTTTATGAAGGCGCTCGTCGACGCGCACAGCAAACAGATACTCGGCGCGGCGATTCACGGCATCGAGGGCGACGAGGCGATCCATACGTTCGTCGACATCATGACCGCGGGTGCGCCGTATCCGACGTTGCAATACGCGATGCACGTGCATCCGACGATCAGCGAACTGGTGCCGACGCTGCTCGATGGTCTGAAGCCGATGCGATGA